Part of the Zingiber officinale cultivar Zhangliang chromosome 6A, Zo_v1.1, whole genome shotgun sequence genome, AGACCAATCATGGAGAAATCTAATATGCAAGTGATGTGCATTAAGCTCATACATCATGgttgaaaatttgatttaaaaactatttcaaaatgattttgaaaaaaaaaccgtGGTGAAGTCTATTTACTAATATGAATCACCATTGATTAGGTTGATATAAAGTTGTAGtgaaacattgaaattttcaatGGTTTTCAACTTTATGTCattctttgaaaataaaatatatttttatagaaaattatttttttctgatAGTATTTGACCTAAGCAATGACTATATgagattttataatttttaaaaaattaaaaatcataactttttaaaaataatagaattaCTTATGTATTTATAAAGTTctatctaaaaattaaatttcagatTTTTAGTCCACCAATCAACTGGTGTCAATTAGCAATCAATTGATagctatatataattttttaaactaaaataGGATATTTAAGTCATTTAAGTTCATCCATAGATATTGTAACTATCCCTAACTCTATGATATGTTTAGATAAACATTCAAAGgtgattttcttgatgaaaattaTAAAGAATATGGAATTGAGGAGGTTTAAATTTGAGGTTGAATTTTTAACTTCgtaatttagattttgaaaattcttaaaAGTTTAGGAACTTTAAATCATTATTGGTATAATGATAGAAGTTGAAGCATAAAGGTATGAGTTGGATATGAAAGGgaagatttgaaaattttgaggatgagtgatgaTTAAAGGATTGTGTACTCTGGGTTGAGCATTGAATGAAATTGATAGTACCTTCATTTGCATGGATTGGATTGGATTGGATAAGAATAATGGATTTTTGGAAGAAGGTTTTTGATGTGGGCCAAAGGAGAAGAATGAAGGGTTCAAGTTAATTAAGAAACCTTCATTGACATGAGAAGTAGGATGTTGGCCGAATGAGTTAGCCTAATTTAAATATATTGTTAAATATAAAAAGACaaagattattagtgcaatcgacctctgGTCAAGGGTTGACCGGGTTAATCAAGGTTGAGTTGACTTGAGTTAGGTTTCGATGTTGAGAAATATGTAGGTGGTAAAGTGAGGCATAAAGTATGTCAAAGTTGATTGAATACTTAATGATGTTAGAAGTCCAACGTGGTGTTATCATGAGGCGAGAAAAGTCCAGGTGAATCATGGTTGACCAAACACCTAGTGATTGGAAGACCAACATAAAGTTGGCACGAAGacaagaagtccaagtgagtcacagTTGATTAGACACTTGGTGGTCAAAAGTCCAACAAGAAATTGACATGAGAAGGAAAGTCCAAGAGTCATTAAGGATCAAACACTTGgtatgagaagtccaagtgggtcatgaaggatTAGACACTTGGTAAGAGAAGTGaagttcaagtgagtcatgaaggaccgaacacttggtgatgaCAGAAGTCCTagcagatcaaggttgatcggatgtcaGGAAACAATGAAATCTCAGCAAGTGAAGGTTGATCTAATGCTATACAACAAGAAGTCCTGGATGAAAGTTGACTGGATGCTAACcaaaggaagtcctggtaagttgAAGTCAATCGGATACCAAGTAAGATGAGAATTCAACTCGGTAAAATTGAAATAGGGGTATTAGTCAATTAATAGGGAGTATCAATCGACCGATGGAGGTTTTGAAGTATCTTTAGGGTTTGCTACAGTAGCTAAAGTTTCTGCTATAGTACTAGGGTTGCTACAGTGCCCAGGTTTATTGTAGTTCCTgctgggacctttgtgcccgctagagggggggtgaatagcggttcgtcgcgcgcttgcgtcgtttgcttcgtcttgatggtttgcaacggaatacaactcgaagacaaactatacaatgctaacaagtaggatttacttggtatccacctcaagaagaggtgactaatccaaggatccacacaccgactcactcctccactatgaaatactccttctcggtcgcagccggaggtggagaagcctcgtacaaacccaaacacacaaatacaactcacacaagaagagaaatacaaaaatacaagtgAAAGCACaatcttcttgcttacttgttgtgtgttgttgttgcctcttgaatcttggagatgcactccaagaaTCCTCAAGAACTGGTAAGAAACTCGAAGGAAATCGTTGGTGAAGATCGTAGAAAACCGCAGgaagaaatcgcaaagatctgCGGAGAAAACACTCCGCCAatgctttaaacagtgctcccaatcgatccaatcaaTCCCTAATTGATTGCCACATCAACACCACTCCATCACAGTCGTCCATCACTTGCATCctgcccaacggtcgaatcccaatcgatcacccgatcgattgagaacatctgaatcgatcggtggatcaattcaaaagctttctgtgttctcgcgatcgcgcgagaactcccctacccaatcgatcgaccgatcgattggcagctcccaatcgatcgtccgatcgattaaGAAAGCTTCTGTGCACGTGATTTcacatctcaatcgatcgaccgatcgattgggccttcccacaatcgcagcacactccaatcgatccactaatcgattggactctggttcaatcgatcgcccgatcgattgaccagcctggacttgactcaaactcaagtccaaaatctccaacccaactcttagtcaaccatgacctgttcgGTCTCCATGCATAGCATTTGGCTACACCCGACCAaactcgaactagccttctagcctcctccatcagccttgcgtccctcgaatatctcccatctttcacgtcttgccttcaagagcttccttcggcctcatcctagttattgagttctccttgccatgtcatactaggacttaccttgccaagaccacatgtttGGACTTACACTCTTTGctaagatcatacttggactttccaattgcctggcttctcaccaggactttctcctttgccaagatcacacttagactttccaattgcctggatcctcaccaagactttctcctttgccaagatcacacttggactttccaaaagcctaacatccagttaggactttcccagtcaagtcttctgtcaaccttgacctgcttgacttgtattctcatcaacctggtcaacggtcaaccctttgaccatctccacaaccagaCTTTCCAAAAGCTTAACATCTAGTTAGgtctttcccagtcaagtctcctgtcaaccttgacctgcttgacttgtattctcatcaacctggtcaaccctttgaccatctccacaaccgaacgattgctccagcaatctccttatattgtcaaacatcaaaactcaaatcccgactcaatcTTGACtcaacttaagcttagtcaaactggtcaaacttgacctagggaaattggtCCAACAGTTCCTAAACCCTAAAAATTAGGGTCCACTACAATAACTCGAGATTTTCTATAGTAGCTGAGTTTAGAGTTTGTTGCTACAATATTTTTCTatcatatcaattgattggtgagtTTCAACAATCGATTAGTGATACTGTAGCAACAAACAAAATACTTTGGAATCGACTGGATAATTCGACTAGAGGTAAGTAATTGATTGGTAAGTCTCACCAAGTGATTGATAAAGTAAAAAAGAGTTATTATGTAAgtttaaatggttggatttgatagCAATTGATTGGTGAAGGTAAGTAATTGATTGCTAGATGAAAATTAGCCCATGCGAATGCAACCCTTTAAATGAGGGTTTCGGAAGAAATTGAAGGTGCAAGTTATTGGAGGTTTGAGAATAAAGTGTTATTACATTTTTAAATCAACAAGAATCATCCTCAAGTAATCAACAACGATGAAAAGTGATATTCTTGTAAagttatttatattattatatttagttaTATATCTTGTATTTTTTGTATTATTGTGAAATCTATTATACGAGACTTCTCCTTTAGAAAACTCCCGAGAAGGAGAAAATTTAGTGAAGATAAATCATTAAGATTAGATTTTAAATTAGTCATCTTAAGAAACGAAtactaaataaaattaagataTTATATATGTTATGTTAAATATATATGTTATGTTAAATTTGAAGTAGAAAGGTGACACGTAcaatttaattaaaaagaaaaaagaatagCAGCCATTTGAACTAAATAACGACGCTAAAATTAAATGCATGGTTGAACTACGCGAAGGTATTTATTGAAAATAAATACTTGCGCTTGTAAATTAATAgagatagataaataaaataaatagaaggAAACAATTCCGTCTTGTAACACTCCAATaagtagataaaaaaaataaataaaacaaatagAAAGTCGCTCTGACAAGATGTGTATGCATTCACTTGAAACAGTAGCAGAACCAGATCTAATCTGCGAGCCAGAAAAAGTGAGGGACGACGCCCAATGATATATAATAATTGAATATGAAAATGTCATTAAATGCCTTCACCTTCTCCACTGATCTGTCGTCCTGTGCGTCTTGTGTGTGTATATAAATGGTGACAACGCCCCACTATTTGTCTTCCACCATTATTAATTATTCATGCAAGCACACAGAGCTGTgattgaatgaatgaatgaatgattCAAGAGACTGAGAGAGACGTGTcctgaagaggaggaggaggagagcatGCATGCACGCTGATTAGTTGGTTTATAAGTTCGTATTGCTGGATTAATGGATTAATCGATCCAAGAACAGATCCGCCATGGACGAGCTTCAATTGCTGCAACACCAGATCAGTCTGCAGcagcgaggaggaagaggaggaggaggagtggGAGCGAACAACCCCACCGTGTTCAGCGATCTCACCAGCTCCAACCCATCGAAGAGGCCGGCGGCTGTGGCCCTGCAACATTCCTCTGTTACCTCTAAGAGCGGCACGGTACTCGCTATGCCGCCAGCGGCCCTGCAAGATTTGGAGATCGACGCCATCGTCAGTCTCCATGTACGTGTCGATCTATCTCTCGAAATATATAAAATTGTATTGTGGAATAGTTTCTTGAATTATATTGGTTTCGTGTTGTTGGAGTTGCAGACGGAGCGGCTGCGGAATGAGGTGCGGGAGGTGACGAAGAGGCATTGCCGGGGGCTTTTATCTGCGGCGGAACGGGAGGCGGCGCGGAGGTTGAGGGAGAAGGCGGTGGAGCTGGAGGTGGCGCGGCTGACGAACGCGGCGTTGGAGGAGAAGGTACGGAAGCTGACCGCGGAGAACCAGATGCGGTTGGCCGCCGCCAAGCATTACGAGGCCGCCGTCGGCGTGCTCAGGGGGAGCTTGCAGCGGGCTCTGCTGCTCCAGCagagcagaagcagaagcagtgCAGGGTGCTGCGAGGGGTACGGCGACAGCGAGGCTATCTCCGCCGCCGAGTCGTCGTGCTGCTTCGAGGCGGAAGAGAAGGGACGcgggcagcagcagcagcagcggcggcggcggcggagcggGTGGTGGTGCAAGGCGTGCGGCCGGAAGGAGGCGAGGACGCTTCTGCTGCCCTGCAAGCACCTGTGCCTCTGCGAGGAGTGTGAGCCGG contains:
- the LOC121993993 gene encoding probable BOI-related E3 ubiquitin-protein ligase 2; the encoded protein is MDELQLLQHQISLQQRGGRGGGGVGANNPTVFSDLTSSNPSKRPAAVALQHSSVTSKSGTVLAMPPAALQDLEIDAIVSLHTERLRNEVREVTKRHCRGLLSAAEREAARRLREKAVELEVARLTNAALEEKVRKLTAENQMRLAAAKHYEAAVGVLRGSLQRALLLQQSRSRSSAGCCEGYGDSEAISAAESSCCFEAEEKGRGQQQQQRRRRRSGWWCKACGRKEARTLLLPCKHLCLCEECEPGVGECPVCGAAKTAGFQVFTC